Proteins encoded by one window of Anaerosalibacter sp. Marseille-P3206:
- a CDS encoding S8 family peptidase: MRRIRSSKICPILSAKLSSQALEVLPVIVQSNNNDFNLLNSLIQNMSGKIKNDLPLIGGISCNLSTEAIYRLAEDPNIEYISFDSQVFALMDIGTATIGGNLPHDKNYLGEGITVAVIDTGVSPHNDLTKPNDRIVGFKDLVNNKTSPYDDNGHGTHVAGIVGSNGYSSRGKYAGVAPKANILAVKALDENGSGSTSNIVKAISWVIETKSQYNTKVINLSLGSPANNPCSKDPLCKAVSKAVNSGIVVVVAAGNSGPLASSILSPGINPDVITVGAVDDKRTIDTSDDTIASFSSRGPTIDGLTKPDLVSPGVNIMSLSNKKADDYVSLSGTSMATPFVSGSVALMLEKDKNLSPKEVKRKLLDSCTDMKESKESQGVGMINLEKLFKDVPSGEKGKNELNQDISQFFNSPIVETFLVLLFVMLLLENN; the protein is encoded by the coding sequence ATGCGAAGAATTAGAAGTTCTAAAATATGCCCCATACTAAGTGCAAAACTATCTTCTCAAGCTCTAGAAGTATTACCGGTAATTGTACAAAGTAATAATAATGACTTTAACCTTTTAAATAGTTTGATACAAAATATGTCTGGAAAAATCAAAAATGATCTTCCACTAATTGGAGGCATATCATGTAATTTGAGCACAGAGGCAATATATAGACTTGCAGAAGACCCAAATATAGAATATATAAGCTTTGATTCACAGGTATTTGCCCTGATGGACATCGGCACTGCTACTATAGGAGGCAACTTACCTCATGATAAAAACTACCTTGGAGAAGGGATCACCGTTGCAGTAATAGATACTGGAGTAAGCCCTCACAATGACTTAACGAAACCAAATGATAGAATTGTAGGATTTAAAGACTTGGTAAACAACAAGACCTCTCCCTATGATGATAACGGACACGGTACTCATGTAGCCGGTATAGTAGGTAGTAATGGATATTCTTCTAGAGGAAAATATGCTGGAGTTGCTCCAAAGGCTAATATATTGGCTGTAAAAGCCCTTGATGAAAACGGTAGTGGTAGTACATCAAATATAGTTAAAGCTATATCTTGGGTTATTGAAACTAAATCCCAATACAATACTAAGGTTATTAACCTTTCATTAGGTAGCCCTGCTAACAACCCTTGTTCAAAGGATCCTCTTTGCAAGGCTGTATCAAAAGCTGTAAACAGTGGAATAGTTGTTGTAGTAGCAGCAGGAAATAGTGGTCCATTAGCAAGCTCTATACTTTCCCCAGGCATTAATCCTGATGTCATAACAGTAGGAGCTGTTGATGATAAGAGAACTATTGATACTAGTGATGATACTATAGCTTCTTTTTCCAGTAGAGGCCCAACTATTGATGGACTTACTAAACCTGATTTGGTATCTCCAGGTGTAAATATCATGTCCTTGTCAAATAAAAAAGCTGATGACTATGTGTCACTAAGTGGAACATCTATGGCTACACCTTTTGTGTCAGGTAGTGTTGCACTGATGCTTGAAAAAGACAAAAACTTATCCCCTAAAGAAGTTAAAAGAAAACTATTGGATTCATGCACTGATATGAAAGAATCTAAAGAAAGCCAAGGTGTTGGAATGATAAATCTAGAGAAGCTTTTCAAAGATGTACCTAGTGGAGAAAAGGGGAAAAACGAGTTAAATCAAGATATATCACAATTTTTCAATAGTCCAATTGTGGAGACATTTTTAGTATTGTTATTTGTAATGTTATTGTTGGAGAATAATTGA
- a CDS encoding transposase: MEFSLLKRAVKNPELMIRLLILQYLYNLSDGELILSQGTVP; the protein is encoded by the coding sequence ATGGAGTTCAGTTTATTGAAAAGGGCTGTAAAAAATCCTGAATTGATGATAAGATTATTAATATTACAGTATTTATACAATTTATCGGATGGAGAGTTAATACTGAGTCAGGGGACCGTCCCCTGA
- a CDS encoding DarT ssDNA thymidine ADP-ribosyltransferase family protein codes for MVSYRQIIEEQRLKLNRSINWWPLYLYHFTDVHNAVSIIDKEYIFGRKLAYDENLMVSDNASASVIEITDETVLRYARLYMRPKTPTQFHNEGHKPESIRERGINANCPVPIFFFLDAEKTLSLDGVQFIEKGCKKS; via the coding sequence ATGGTAAGTTACAGACAAATAATTGAGGAACAGAGACTGAAATTAAATAGAAGCATTAATTGGTGGCCACTATATTTATATCATTTCACAGATGTTCATAATGCAGTAAGTATCATTGATAAAGAATATATCTTTGGCAGGAAATTAGCTTATGATGAAAATCTTATGGTTTCTGATAATGCTAGTGCAAGTGTGATAGAGATTACAGATGAAACGGTATTAAGATATGCAAGATTATACATGCGCCCTAAAACTCCTACCCAATTTCATAATGAAGGACATAAACCAGAAAGTATTAGAGAACGAGGCATAAATGCTAATTGTCCAGTACCAATTTTCTTTTTTCTAGATGCAGAAAAAACCTTATCATTAGATGGAGTTCAGTTTATTGAAAAGGGCTGTAAAAAATCCTGA
- a CDS encoding macro domain-containing protein, with protein sequence MLTYIKGDLFSSPAQVLVNTVNTVGVMGKGIALEFKKRYPEMFKLYQKKCDDKSFDIGKLLLWKRGEKWVLLFPTKKHWRSPSKITYIEKGLEKFVQSYEKLGIESIAFPKLGCGNGGLDWNEVGPIMEKYLKNLPIHIYIYLDNYKESIPEHKKTLEIEKWLRKNTNSIGFTFIKEELQHAINENSELFINDSLLKHISWKEDGIHLINGDEIVIPEEDLCDFWYYIRNVGVIEIDRLPERFTSYGPIMLDILKRLDYVQPIIIMNNDTESIETSNGYQYISSWDGEN encoded by the coding sequence ATGCTGACATATATAAAGGGTGACTTGTTCAGCAGCCCAGCGCAAGTATTAGTTAATACAGTGAATACTGTAGGTGTTATGGGTAAAGGTATTGCCTTGGAATTTAAAAAAAGATATCCAGAAATGTTTAAACTATATCAAAAGAAATGTGATGACAAATCTTTTGATATAGGAAAACTTTTATTATGGAAAAGAGGAGAAAAGTGGGTTTTACTATTTCCAACAAAAAAGCATTGGCGTTCACCTTCCAAAATTACATATATAGAGAAGGGATTAGAAAAATTTGTACAATCTTATGAGAAGTTGGGAATTGAGTCTATTGCATTTCCTAAACTAGGATGTGGAAATGGTGGTTTAGATTGGAATGAAGTTGGGCCAATAATGGAAAAATATTTAAAAAACCTCCCAATTCATATATATATATATTTAGATAATTATAAAGAATCAATACCAGAGCATAAAAAAACATTAGAAATTGAGAAATGGTTAAGAAAGAATACTAATTCAATAGGATTTACTTTTATAAAAGAAGAATTACAACATGCTATTAATGAAAATAGTGAACTTTTCATAAATGATAGCTTACTAAAACATATATCCTGGAAGGAAGATGGTATTCATTTAATTAATGGTGATGAAATTGTAATACCAGAGGAGGACTTATGTGATTTTTGGTATTATATTCGTAATGTAGGTGTTATTGAGATAGATAGGCTACCTGAAAGATTTACAAGTTATGGGCCAATAATGCTAGATATACTAAAACGTCTTGATTATGTTCAACCCATTATAATAATGAATAATGATACCGAATCTATTGAAACTAGCAATGGCTATCAGTATATAAGTTCATGGGACGGTGAGAATTAA
- a CDS encoding ParA family protein, with amino-acid sequence MELKFNGLFFITQKGGRKTTTALNLGYALSEEGKEVILIDFVYK; translated from the coding sequence ATGGAGCTCAAATTTAATGGGCTCTTTTTTATTACCCAAAAAGGAGGTAGAAAAACAACTACAGCATTGAACCTAGGGTATGCACTATCTGAAGAAGGGAAGGAGGTAATATTAATTGATTTTGTATACAAGTAA
- a CDS encoding retropepsin-like aspartic protease encodes MVKLDYKYGLPFCEITIEYKGNSITLDNILLDTGSGGTILKMDEVDKIGITIEKEDTIETISGVGGIEFVYKKEIDKIRFGILTIENFNIEIGVMDYGFEINGIIGMDFMKHIGTIIDLEKMIVSVRDNDENN; translated from the coding sequence ATGGTTAAATTAGATTATAAATATGGTTTGCCATTTTGTGAAATTACAATTGAATATAAGGGTAACTCAATAACATTAGATAATATTTTATTAGATACAGGATCAGGTGGGACAATTTTAAAAATGGATGAAGTTGATAAAATTGGGATTACAATAGAAAAAGAAGATACAATAGAAACTATTTCAGGTGTAGGCGGAATAGAATTTGTATATAAGAAAGAAATTGATAAAATAAGATTTGGAATTTTAACAATAGAAAATTTCAATATTGAAATTGGGGTTATGGATTATGGGTTTGAAATAAATGGAATAATAGGAATGGACTTTATGAAACATATAGGCACAATAATAGATTTAGAAAAAATGATTGTATCTGTTAGAGATAACGATGAAAATAATTAA